In Salinibaculum sp. SYNS191, the genomic window ATCGCAAACACCGTGACGACCGGCGCGTTCACGATTCCGCTGATGAAGCGGTCGGGCTACTCGCCAGAGTTCTCCGGGGCCGTCGAGTCGTCGGCGTCCTCGGGCGGCCAGATTCTCCCGCCCGTGATGGGTGCCGCAGCCTTCCTGATGGTGCAGTACACGGCCACGCCGTTTCGCGACATCATCATCCTCGCGACCATCCCAGCCGTCGTCTTCTTCTTCGGCGTCTGGGTGATGGTCCACCTCAAGGCGACCCAGGAGAATATCGGCGGCCTCACGGACGTCGAGATGGTCCCGCTTCGCGAGCACATGAAACGCGGGTGGTTCTATCTGGTCCCCATCTTCCTGCTACTCTATTACCTCATCATCGAGCGCCTGTCGGTCTCGCGGTCGGCGTGGTTCACGCTGGTCGCGCTCACCGCGCTCATCGCGTTCGTCTCGGCGTACAGCAAGGAGACCCGGGGGGTTCTCTTCGGCGTGTCCGCAGTAATCGTGGGTGCCGAACTCCTCAGTCACGTCCTCTTCGGCGTCGCCGTCACCGGGGCACTGACCGGCGCTGGCGGAGCGGGAGTTCCGTTCGGCCAGGCCGTCGACATCGTACTCTCCCGCATCGGCTGGTACGCGATGGCGGCCAGCGCCATCACACTCGTGGCCAGACCGGGCGTGCAGGCGGAGTTCCTCGAACTGAACCCCACGGTCCAGGACGCGGCCGAGGCCGCCGGGGAGAAGACCGGGCGCAACCTCGGCGAGAACCAGCTGTTCCGCCTGGGCACGTTCGTCGTGAAGTCGATGGACGAGGGCGCGCGGACCGCGGTGCCGGTCGTCGTCGCCGTCGCCGCCGCCGGCATCATCCCCGGCGTCATCAGCGTCTCCGGGCTGGGGCCGAACCTTACGTCCCTACTGCTGGACCTCTCCGGCGGGTCCATCGTCGTCATGCTCGTGGTGACTGCCATCGCCAGCATCATCCTCGGGATGGGGATGCCGACGACGGTCACCTACATCATCCTCATCTCGATGCTCGCCACGCCACTCGTGCGGTTCGGCATCCCGGAACTCGCCGCACACCTCTTTATCCTCTACTTCGGCGTCATCGCGGACATCACGCCGCCGGTCGCGGTCGCGGCCTACGCCGCCAGCGGCGTCGCGAAGTCCGACCCCTTCGAGACGGGCGTGAAGGCCTTCTCGCTGTCACTGAACAAGGCTATCGTCCCCTTCGCCTTCGTGCTCGCGCCGGGGATCGTCCTGCTGCGGCAGAAGGCAAACGCCGCGGATCTCCCTCTGCGCGAGCGGTACCGCGTCGTCAACTTCGGCGACCTCGCCGAACTCTCCTACTCTATCCCCGAGATTCTGGTCCCGGTCGTGGGCGTCTTCCTCGGCGTCATCGCGCTCGGCGCGACTGTCATCGGGACGCTCTATACGAGCGTCACCCGGCTGGAGCGCACCGGCTTCGCTCTCAGCGCGCTCCTGCTCATGGCCCCGCGCCTGCTCTCGACCAGCGTCTTCGACCTCCTCGGATTAGTCGGCGTCTCGGTCAGTGTCGAGGGACTCATCCTCGACCTGACGCTGCGTGGCATCGGGCTTCTCATCTTCGTCGTCCTCGTCGTGCGCAACCGCCGGCAGGCCGCCGCGGAGGCCACGCAAATCGAGGAGACAGAGGCCGCCGAGGAGAGCACGGAACCGGCGTAGGCCGGCCTCGTCGCTATCGGCCGGATGTCGTGTGGAAACACGGCGTGTGCCCGCCGTTCGAAAACTGTTCGGAGAACGGCTGCGACGCGGCCGCTACTGCCCGTTGACTTCTCCCCGAAGGTCGCCGAAGTGGGCGACCCGCTCGGCGTGGGCGTTGTGCTGGTGGATGGACTCGTCGTTGGACTGCTTCATCGTCACGACCGCGTCGTCGGGCAGGTCGGGGAAGTGCTCGACGACGCCCTCGGCCATGGCGCGGACGCAGTCCTCGACGAACTTCGCGTCGGCGTGGGCCTCGTAGGTCATGTGGTCCTCGTCGGGCCGCTTGGCGAGGTTGTAGATGCGGGCGCTCATCGAGTCGCGGGCCACCTCGATGAGTTCGTTGAGGTCGACCTCCGGCGCGCCCTCGCTCTCGACTGTCAGCGTGGCGTGGCCGCGCTGTGAGTGGCCGGCCTGGGGGACCTCCGTGAGGAACTGCTCGATGGTCTCGTCGTCGACGTCGAGGCCGCGCAGCGTCTCGCGGGCGCGGGAGGCGGACATGCCCTGCGAGCAGGGACAGACCGTCATGCCGGTGACGCGGGCGCCGATCTCCTCCCGGGTTCCGTCCTCGCTCGCCGTCGCCGAGGCGATGATGTCGGCCGTGCTCTGGGTCTGCATCCCCGACGCGGGGGTCTCCTCGCGGGTGACGTACTCCGCTTCCATGCGGACCTCGGCGCTGGTGGTGTAGTCGTGTTTCTCCAGCAGGCGCTCGGCGGCGTCGCCGCAGACGTCCTCGATGCGGTAGGTCGACTTGCTCACCGCGGCCTCCAGGGTCTCGTCGATGACCTCCATGTTCCGGCTCATGTCAGCGCCTTTGCGCCAGGCGGGCAGGTCGACGAAGACCTCGAACTCCGCCATGAAGATGAGGGGCCGCTTCTCCGCGCGGTCCACCTTCACGAGCTTTTCGACACCTGTGACGCCGACGTGATTGAGGCCGACAGCCACGTCCGGACTGGATGCCTGAACGTCCGGGAGTTGCTGACTCATCGCCAATCCTTACGGGAGATTGTCGGTTAGTGTTTACGGTAGGAGAGACAGCGAATCCGAAAGGAAATCTCGCGGCTCGCGAACCTCACTCGTCGACCGGCCCGGGCGTGGTCGGGTCGTCGAGGTCGCGGAACGCGGCCACGAAGTCGTCGTCGTCGAACTCGGAGATGGTGTCGTCGAGCCCGTCCTGCAGGTCGTTCATCCGCGCTTCGAGGTCGGCGAACTCCTCGCTCTCGGCCAGTTCGGACTCGGGCTTGTTCGAGAGCAGGGTGGCGTGCTTGGCCGTCAGCGCGTAGTACTTCCGGAGTTTGGACTCGTAGTCGGCGGTGGTCAGCAGCCGCTCGATGGTCTTGAAGAGGTCGTCCCGGGAGACCGGTTTGATGACGTAGTCGTCGAAGGGCATCTCGATGATGTCGAAGTCGGGGTCGACGGCGGTCACCATCGCCACGCGGCAGTCGAGTCCGCGGTCGCGGATGTGGTCGAGGACCTCGTCGCCCGAGATGCCCGGCATCCGACGGTCGAGCAACACGACGTCCACGGCGTCGTCGAGCGTGTCCAGGGCCGCCTGCCCGCTGTAGGCCGTCGTGACGGCGTATTCCCCTTTCAACTGGGCAGCGTAGGCGTCGGCAACGTCCGGCTCGTCGTCAACGACGAGTACCGCCGCGGGCTCCGTCCCACTCATTCTTCAGACCCTAGGCCCCACGGGGAGCAAAAGGTTTCCGGGTTGCCCCGTTTCCGGCGCGCGCGCCACCTCAACGTGCGTTGCATTCGGTCCACCTTTCGCATCCCTGGTACATGAGTCTGCGGGCCGATTCGAAGCGGGAGTCTTTAGGCCGAACTGCCCCTATCGCGGGTATGCACGACCCGAGCGAGCGCGCCGGCGACTGGCCTCTCCGGCGGCTCATGACAGAGGTCGTCGGCTCGGGACACAAGTCCGCCGACGACATGACGCGCCCGCAGGCCCGCGAGGCCTTCGAGCGCATCCTCGCCGGCGACCCCGCCGAGACCACCCTCGGCGCGTTCTGGCTCGCCAACCGCTGGAAGCGCAACACGCCGACCGAACTCGCCGCCTTCACCGACGTGATGCGCGAGCGCAGCGTCGAGACCGCAGCGCCCGACTGCGACCCGGTCGACTGCGGCGCCAACTACGACGGCAAGCACACCTCCGCCCTGCTCGGCGTCGCCGCGGGCCTCGTCGCCGCCGCCGCTGGAACCCCCGTCGTCACCCACTCCGGCGACCGCGTCCCGACCCAGGAAGCCACGGCCTACAGGCACGTTCTGGACGAACTCGGCGTGCGGACGGACCTCACTCCCGAGGAGAGCGCAGCCATGGTCGACGAGACCGGCTTCGGCTTCTACTACCAGCCCAACTTCAACCCCGGCGTCGACGCACTGTACGACCGCCGTGCGGAGATGGGCGTCCGCACCTTCGTCAACACCATCGAGACGCTGGCGAATCCCGCCGACGCCGACGTCCACCTCGGCAGTTTCTACCACCTCGCCTTCGCGAAGCGCATCGTCGACACCTTTGGCGAGATGGAGTCACAGGACGTCTCCCGCGTCATCATGTTCCAGGGGCTGGAGGGGTACGACGACATCCGCCCCGGCACGACCGTCGTCGCGGAGTACGACGGCGACTTTGCCGACTACGAGATAGAGACCGCCGAGTACGGCATGGACTTCGAGCGCGAGGACCTGGCCGTCGACGACGTCGCCGCCGACTCCGCGGCCATCACCGAGGAGGTCCTCACGGGCGAGCGCCGCGACCACTTCGCCGACGCCGTCGCGCTCAACGCCGCCGTCCGCATCTACGCCGGCGGCGACGCCGACTCCATCGGCGACGGGCTGGGCCTCGCACAGAGCGCCATCGCCGAGGGCGGCGCACAGGACCGCCTCGCCGCACTCCGGGAGTTCTGAGATGGGGGCCGACACCGGCGCTGTCGACACGCCCGGCCACCCCGAGGACCCGGAGACCTGGCGACACGAGACGGCGCGGGTCAACGGCGTCGACCTCCACTACGTCACCGTCGACCCCGACCCGGACGCGGTCGACCACCCGACCGGCGACGCGCCGCTGGTCGTCCTCCTGCACGGCTTCCCGGAGTTCTGGTACGCCTGGCGCCACCAGCTGGACCCCCTCGCCGCGGCCGGCTACCGCGTCGTCGCACCGGACCTGCGGGGGTACAACCGCTCCTCGCAGCCCTCGGGCGTCGACAGCTACGCCATGGAGCACCTCGTCGGCGACGTCCGCGGGCTGGTCGAGCACCTGGGCTACGCACAGGCGGCAGTCGTCGGCCACGACTGGGGTGGCGGCGTCGCCTGGGAACTCGCCATCCGCGACCCCGACGTCGTCAGCCAGCTCGTCGTCCTGAACTCCCCGCACCCCGAGGTCTACAAGGAGGCGCTGCTGCGGTCGCCGCGACAACTGCTTCGCTCGTGGTACGTCTTCCTCTTCCAGCTCCCCTGGGTGCCCGAGGGGATTCTCGGGCGCGACGACTTCCGCGTCGCCGGCGAGATGCTCACCGACACCGTCCACCCCGACGCCTTCACCGACGCGGAGGTCCGGCGGTACAAGGACGCCATGGCCCGCTCGGACTCGCTGACCGGCCCCATCAACTACTACCGGGCGGCCGTCCGGGAGAACGCCGCCAGCCAGCTCCGTTCGCTGGTCCCCGGACAGGAGACGCCCCGGCGCACCGTCGACGTGCCGACGCTGGTCGTCTGGGGCGAGCAGGACCGGGCGCTCGGCACCGAACTGCTCGACGACATCGCGGCGTACGTCCCGGACTGTCGCATCGAGCGCATCCCGGACGCAAGCCACTGGGTCCAGGCCGACGCCCCCGACCACGTCACCGACCTTCTGCTCGACTTCCTGGTCTAGGGCCTGGACGACCGTGCCGCTCGCCGCGTCGGCCCGGACGCAAAACAGTAAAGGCGGCCACCCACATTTGCTACCAGTACCCACATGAGCTGGCTCCCGATTCCGGGCGGCGACGACTACGACAGCGAGCGCCGGCGATACCGGCTCGTCGAGTCGGTCGGTGCAGTCGCTGTCGTGCTGTTTTTCTGTCTGCTGTTCGTCGGCTCCTTCTTCCTGCTGAAGTTCGGCGTCGTCACCGTGCTCCCGCTCGCGGGCTACCAGACGACGTTCGGAAGCGGCTGGCTCGTCACCGTCTCGATGGTCTCGCTGACGGTCACCATCTGGACGACGTTCCGTCTCTCCGACCGCATCCAGCGGGCGAAGTACCGCTACCTGGCGGACTGACGCCCGGTCGCCTCAGTGGTCGGTCAGGCGCGCGTACTCGTCGTCTGTGAGTTCGATGCCGCTGGCGGCGACGTTCTCCTCCAGGTGGTCGATGCTCGACGTGCCCGGAATCGGGAGCGTCACGTCCGAGTGGGCCAGCAACCACGCCAGCGCAATCTGATAGCGGGTGGCGTCGTGGGCGGCAGCGGCGTCGTCGAGGG contains:
- a CDS encoding TRAP transporter permease yields the protein MSTNDQPETPDDGSDEEISREEAEELIEEIERRRSLKGLAALAVAIIGISFSLFQMWLAAKSFTSSVWVPFVGQWTISLQLLQANAIHVAFALVLTFLMFPASMGNGFVVRNLGRIVPAISARFGDANPVTRVADAVRGFFRWLILDPDRSRVTPFDIVCMVVAGLSALYFLTDFPEIQRMRVFGLEAGRTFPEILAELGVPFADAIFGSIPILNEYSYAFIMGVLGVLLVLEATRRTLGLPLMIIVASFIVYARWGYLISGNTPFLGVLAIPELTWPDIVQNLWYNTENGVFGIPVTVSVQFIYIFILFGAFLEMSGAGQWFIDLAYAATGKRKGGPAKASILASGFMGTISGSSIANTVTTGAFTIPLMKRSGYSPEFSGAVESSASSGGQILPPVMGAAAFLMVQYTATPFRDIIILATIPAVVFFFGVWVMVHLKATQENIGGLTDVEMVPLREHMKRGWFYLVPIFLLLYYLIIERLSVSRSAWFTLVALTALIAFVSAYSKETRGVLFGVSAVIVGAELLSHVLFGVAVTGALTGAGGAGVPFGQAVDIVLSRIGWYAMAASAITLVARPGVQAEFLELNPTVQDAAEAAGEKTGRNLGENQLFRLGTFVVKSMDEGARTAVPVVVAVAAAGIIPGVISVSGLGPNLTSLLLDLSGGSIVVMLVVTAIASIILGMGMPTTVTYIILISMLATPLVRFGIPELAAHLFILYFGVIADITPPVAVAAYAASGVAKSDPFETGVKAFSLSLNKAIVPFAFVLAPGIVLLRQKANAADLPLRERYRVVNFGDLAELSYSIPEILVPVVGVFLGVIALGATVIGTLYTSVTRLERTGFALSALLLMAPRLLSTSVFDLLGLVGVSVSVEGLILDLTLRGIGLLIFVVLVVRNRRQAAAEATQIEETEAAEESTEPA
- the mptA gene encoding GTP cyclohydrolase MptA produces the protein MSQQLPDVQASSPDVAVGLNHVGVTGVEKLVKVDRAEKRPLIFMAEFEVFVDLPAWRKGADMSRNMEVIDETLEAAVSKSTYRIEDVCGDAAERLLEKHDYTTSAEVRMEAEYVTREETPASGMQTQSTADIIASATASEDGTREEIGARVTGMTVCPCSQGMSASRARETLRGLDVDDETIEQFLTEVPQAGHSQRGHATLTVESEGAPEVDLNELIEVARDSMSARIYNLAKRPDEDHMTYEAHADAKFVEDCVRAMAEGVVEHFPDLPDDAVVTMKQSNDESIHQHNAHAERVAHFGDLRGEVNGQ
- a CDS encoding HalX domain-containing protein, translated to MSGTEPAAVLVVDDEPDVADAYAAQLKGEYAVTTAYSGQAALDTLDDAVDVVLLDRRMPGISGDEVLDHIRDRGLDCRVAMVTAVDPDFDIIEMPFDDYVIKPVSRDDLFKTIERLLTTADYESKLRKYYALTAKHATLLSNKPESELAESEEFADLEARMNDLQDGLDDTISEFDDDDFVAAFRDLDDPTTPGPVDE
- a CDS encoding anthranilate phosphoribosyltransferase: MHDPSERAGDWPLRRLMTEVVGSGHKSADDMTRPQAREAFERILAGDPAETTLGAFWLANRWKRNTPTELAAFTDVMRERSVETAAPDCDPVDCGANYDGKHTSALLGVAAGLVAAAAGTPVVTHSGDRVPTQEATAYRHVLDELGVRTDLTPEESAAMVDETGFGFYYQPNFNPGVDALYDRRAEMGVRTFVNTIETLANPADADVHLGSFYHLAFAKRIVDTFGEMESQDVSRVIMFQGLEGYDDIRPGTTVVAEYDGDFADYEIETAEYGMDFEREDLAVDDVAADSAAITEEVLTGERRDHFADAVALNAAVRIYAGGDADSIGDGLGLAQSAIAEGGAQDRLAALREF
- a CDS encoding alpha/beta fold hydrolase produces the protein MGADTGAVDTPGHPEDPETWRHETARVNGVDLHYVTVDPDPDAVDHPTGDAPLVVLLHGFPEFWYAWRHQLDPLAAAGYRVVAPDLRGYNRSSQPSGVDSYAMEHLVGDVRGLVEHLGYAQAAVVGHDWGGGVAWELAIRDPDVVSQLVVLNSPHPEVYKEALLRSPRQLLRSWYVFLFQLPWVPEGILGRDDFRVAGEMLTDTVHPDAFTDAEVRRYKDAMARSDSLTGPINYYRAAVRENAASQLRSLVPGQETPRRTVDVPTLVVWGEQDRALGTELLDDIAAYVPDCRIERIPDASHWVQADAPDHVTDLLLDFLV